Proteins co-encoded in one Prunus dulcis unplaced genomic scaffold, ALMONDv2, whole genome shotgun sequence genomic window:
- the LOC117613073 gene encoding uncharacterized protein LOC117613073 isoform X1, producing the protein MLCPTPPQQQQPQSLQALARSQSLCLRQSQSPRTSQRCRSLNYNSGNDADYSPDFSNATIEFMIKGLNSLNIKKNLSRLPLLSKGSHDDNSNHYKQQYQTTGSDDSNPTESLLPSVSPHADTDQDEQGNVTRFQGSVDSDPSVSPLPCISTQADTDYDGLDSAGSDDNLSDSLLPSSIPRISTDYDEPGNPAVGPSGSNPSESATINIGLQDEHNDFGQPHHRTRVTALELTFMLVGFNLEILSAGFDQVSSTSKPRYALISLLLAVAAVFTCIWELIYNGIKERDASPNSTVFGTLPDFFGLGLAVIQCVCSAVQYYFLHHHHSNPMKLSPVPLFFFTCLVVLKLKGN; encoded by the exons ATGTTGTGTCCTACTCCTCCTCAGCAGCAGCAACCTCAATCTCTGCAAGCCTTGGCACGCAGCCAGTCCTTGTGTCTTCGACAATCTCAGTCTCCCCGGACTTCACAACGCTGCCGCTCTTTAAACTACAATTcag GAAACGATGCAGATTACAGTCCGGATTTCTCAAACGCCACAATTGAATTTATGATCAAAG GATTAAATAGTTTGAACATTAAGAAGAACCTCAGCAGGTTGCCTTTGCTCAGCAAAGGTTCGCATGATGACAACAGCAACCATTACAAGCAACAATACCAGACGACA gGATCTGACGATTCCAACCCCACCGAGTCGCTTTTACCGAGCGTTAGTCCCCATGCTGACACTGACCAAGACGAGCAGGGTAATGTAACAAGG TTTCAGGGCTCTGTAGATTCCGATCCGAGTGTGTCTCCATTACCTTGCATTAGTACCCAAGCTGATACTGACTATGATGGGCTAGACAGTGCG GGATCTGATGACAACCTCAGTGACTCGCTTTTACCAAGCAGTATTCCTCGCATTAGCACCGACTATGACGAACCGGGCAATCCGGCAGTG GGCCCTTCTGGTTCAAATCCTAGTGAGTCTGCAACAATTAACATTGGTTTGCAGGATGAACacaatgattttggccagccACATCACAGGACAAGG GTAACTGCCTTAGAGTTGACCTTTATGCTCGTTGGTTTCAACCTAGAAATATTGTCAGCCGGTTTCGATCAGGTTTCCTCCACAAGTAAGCCTCGTTATGCACTGATCAGTTTGCTGTTGGCCGTTGCGGCTGTGTTTACTTGCATCTGGGAGCTCATTTATAATGGTATAAAGGAGAGAGATGCATCTCCGAATAGCACGGTTTTTGGTACGTTGCCTGACTTTTTCGGATTGGGACTTGCCGTGATTCAATGTGTTTGCTCGGCAGTGCAGTATTATTTcctccatcatcatcatagTAATCCAATGAAACTGTCCCCTGtgcctctctttttcttcaccTGTTTGGtggttttgaaattaaaaggaaaCTAG
- the LOC117613073 gene encoding uncharacterized protein LOC117613073 isoform X2, with protein sequence MLCPTPPQQQQPQSLQALARSQSLCLRQSQSPRTSQRCRSLNYNSGNDADYSPDFSNATIEFMIKGLNSLNIKKNLSRLPLLSKGSHDDNSNHYKQQYQTTGSDDSNPTESLLPSVSPHADTDQDEQGNVTRVVFQGSVDSDPSVSPLPCISTQADTDYDGLDSAGSDDNLSDSLLPSSIPRISTDYDEPGNPAVGPSGSNPSESATINIGLQDEHNDFGQPHHRTRVTALELTFMLVGFNLEILSAGFDQVSSTSKPRYALISLLLAVAAVFTCIWELIYNGIKERDASPNSTVFGTLPDFFGLGLAVIQCVCSAVQYYFLHHHHSNPMKLSPVPLFFFTCLVVLKLKGN encoded by the exons ATGTTGTGTCCTACTCCTCCTCAGCAGCAGCAACCTCAATCTCTGCAAGCCTTGGCACGCAGCCAGTCCTTGTGTCTTCGACAATCTCAGTCTCCCCGGACTTCACAACGCTGCCGCTCTTTAAACTACAATTcag GAAACGATGCAGATTACAGTCCGGATTTCTCAAACGCCACAATTGAATTTATGATCAAAG GATTAAATAGTTTGAACATTAAGAAGAACCTCAGCAGGTTGCCTTTGCTCAGCAAAGGTTCGCATGATGACAACAGCAACCATTACAAGCAACAATACCAGACGACA gGATCTGACGATTCCAACCCCACCGAGTCGCTTTTACCGAGCGTTAGTCCCCATGCTGACACTGACCAAGACGAGCAGGGTAATGTAACAAGGGTAGTG TTTCAGGGCTCTGTAGATTCCGATCCGAGTGTGTCTCCATTACCTTGCATTAGTACCCAAGCTGATACTGACTATGATGGGCTAGACAGTGCG GGATCTGATGACAACCTCAGTGACTCGCTTTTACCAAGCAGTATTCCTCGCATTAGCACCGACTATGACGAACCGGGCAATCCGGCAGTG GGCCCTTCTGGTTCAAATCCTAGTGAGTCTGCAACAATTAACATTGGTTTGCAGGATGAACacaatgattttggccagccACATCACAGGACAAGG GTAACTGCCTTAGAGTTGACCTTTATGCTCGTTGGTTTCAACCTAGAAATATTGTCAGCCGGTTTCGATCAGGTTTCCTCCACAAGTAAGCCTCGTTATGCACTGATCAGTTTGCTGTTGGCCGTTGCGGCTGTGTTTACTTGCATCTGGGAGCTCATTTATAATGGTATAAAGGAGAGAGATGCATCTCCGAATAGCACGGTTTTTGGTACGTTGCCTGACTTTTTCGGATTGGGACTTGCCGTGATTCAATGTGTTTGCTCGGCAGTGCAGTATTATTTcctccatcatcatcatagTAATCCAATGAAACTGTCCCCTGtgcctctctttttcttcaccTGTTTGGtggttttgaaattaaaaggaaaCTAG
- the LOC117613073 gene encoding uncharacterized protein LOC117613073 isoform X3: MLCPTPPQQQQPQSLQALARSQSLCLRQSQSPRTSQRCRSLNYNSGNDADYSPDFSNATIEFMIKGLNSLNIKKNLSRLPLLSKGSHDDNSNHYKQQYQTTGSDDSNPTESLLPSVSPHADTDQDEQGNVTRVVGSVDSDPSVSPLPCISTQADTDYDGLDSAGSDDNLSDSLLPSSIPRISTDYDEPGNPAVGPSGSNPSESATINIGLQDEHNDFGQPHHRTRVTALELTFMLVGFNLEILSAGFDQVSSTSKPRYALISLLLAVAAVFTCIWELIYNGIKERDASPNSTVFGTLPDFFGLGLAVIQCVCSAVQYYFLHHHHSNPMKLSPVPLFFFTCLVVLKLKGN; encoded by the exons ATGTTGTGTCCTACTCCTCCTCAGCAGCAGCAACCTCAATCTCTGCAAGCCTTGGCACGCAGCCAGTCCTTGTGTCTTCGACAATCTCAGTCTCCCCGGACTTCACAACGCTGCCGCTCTTTAAACTACAATTcag GAAACGATGCAGATTACAGTCCGGATTTCTCAAACGCCACAATTGAATTTATGATCAAAG GATTAAATAGTTTGAACATTAAGAAGAACCTCAGCAGGTTGCCTTTGCTCAGCAAAGGTTCGCATGATGACAACAGCAACCATTACAAGCAACAATACCAGACGACA gGATCTGACGATTCCAACCCCACCGAGTCGCTTTTACCGAGCGTTAGTCCCCATGCTGACACTGACCAAGACGAGCAGGGTAATGTAACAAGGGTAGTG GGCTCTGTAGATTCCGATCCGAGTGTGTCTCCATTACCTTGCATTAGTACCCAAGCTGATACTGACTATGATGGGCTAGACAGTGCG GGATCTGATGACAACCTCAGTGACTCGCTTTTACCAAGCAGTATTCCTCGCATTAGCACCGACTATGACGAACCGGGCAATCCGGCAGTG GGCCCTTCTGGTTCAAATCCTAGTGAGTCTGCAACAATTAACATTGGTTTGCAGGATGAACacaatgattttggccagccACATCACAGGACAAGG GTAACTGCCTTAGAGTTGACCTTTATGCTCGTTGGTTTCAACCTAGAAATATTGTCAGCCGGTTTCGATCAGGTTTCCTCCACAAGTAAGCCTCGTTATGCACTGATCAGTTTGCTGTTGGCCGTTGCGGCTGTGTTTACTTGCATCTGGGAGCTCATTTATAATGGTATAAAGGAGAGAGATGCATCTCCGAATAGCACGGTTTTTGGTACGTTGCCTGACTTTTTCGGATTGGGACTTGCCGTGATTCAATGTGTTTGCTCGGCAGTGCAGTATTATTTcctccatcatcatcatagTAATCCAATGAAACTGTCCCCTGtgcctctctttttcttcaccTGTTTGGtggttttgaaattaaaaggaaaCTAG